The following coding sequences are from one Bradyrhizobium sp. 200 window:
- a CDS encoding TIGR04255 family protein translates to MHAIESATAIVNFSEPLTDVVWRKAVREGESKSSSLGLNKRAALNAVQFAFGGGGAVALPPISIAAPQGPSAVQFGRSILDEASRQEIIMEALSVARSEITYQTSAYTRWASFFERLSALASTPLSLALDAVRPANVRLEYKDMFRFEGDDAPLANGLLRQESALITPHAFTQPELWHSHTGMFERSDSSDRRLVQVNVDANEQHQADGKTIRIISIVTAIQENFFPTREESSWPDAHALIEMFGQMHIRSTDIFRSIITDEMAKRIGLS, encoded by the coding sequence ATGCACGCCATCGAGAGCGCTACGGCGATAGTCAACTTCTCTGAGCCGTTGACAGATGTTGTTTGGCGCAAGGCGGTTCGCGAAGGTGAATCGAAATCGAGTTCGCTTGGCCTAAACAAACGCGCGGCGCTAAATGCCGTTCAATTCGCTTTTGGTGGGGGCGGTGCGGTAGCACTTCCGCCGATTTCGATAGCCGCCCCTCAGGGCCCTAGCGCGGTCCAGTTTGGACGGTCTATTCTGGATGAAGCTTCGCGACAGGAAATCATCATGGAAGCTCTTTCAGTCGCACGCAGCGAAATTACCTATCAAACGAGCGCGTATACTCGTTGGGCGTCCTTCTTTGAGCGATTGAGCGCCCTAGCGAGCACGCCGCTATCTTTGGCTTTAGATGCTGTCAGACCTGCTAATGTCCGTCTTGAGTACAAAGACATGTTTCGATTTGAAGGGGACGACGCCCCTTTGGCCAATGGCCTGTTGCGGCAAGAGTCGGCGTTGATCACCCCACATGCATTCACTCAACCTGAGCTATGGCATTCTCATACTGGAATGTTTGAGCGTTCGGACTCCAGCGACCGGCGACTCGTGCAAGTAAACGTCGATGCCAACGAGCAACATCAAGCGGATGGAAAGACCATACGCATCATCAGCATAGTCACGGCGATACAAGAGAACTTCTTTCCCACTAGGGAAGAATCTTCGTGGCCTGACGCGCATGCGTTGATTGAGATGT